DNA sequence from the Peromyscus eremicus chromosome 7, PerEre_H2_v1, whole genome shotgun sequence genome:
GtattaaatattttgtatttatagttGCACCAAAATAGTATGTCGTGTTTTTTCTTCCCACAGGTATCATAAGGCTGGCAGTCTTCCAAACTTGAAGTTTTACAAGGTAGGTAAGGTAAATGGAAAAGAATTTTTCAGTAATACCAATGGAATTATTGAGCTCATAGACTGTGGAATTGAGTACTAATGTGGGATCAGGAGGAAGGAGCTTGGATAATGGGTACCAAAGTTACACTGAAAGAATCAGTTCTTATATTCTATAACAGCATGTGACTGTAGTTCACAATATTTCATACATATTATAAAGAATTAGGAAAGATAAATTTGAAGCTTCCCAACACAAGGAAATGGTAAATGCTTAGATGGTTAAAATGCTAATTATCTTGATTTAATCATAATacagtgtgcatatatatgtatcacatgATCATACTCTTCTGTAAATGCTTGTACTTGTATGTTAACCTAAAAGAAGAACAATTTCCACAGAAGTCAAATTGTAGAATCTGCCCAGATGCCCATCATCttatgaatggatgaagaaaatgtagcatatatagacaaaagaaattttcatttttgagacagggttttatgtagcccaggctggtctcaaactcattttgtagctgaggatgcctttaaattttttaatcttCCTTCCTCCATATCCCATGTGCGATCATTACCAACCTgcatcaccacactcagtttTATGGAGATCAGACAtcgggtcttgtgcatgctaggcaagcattctgtcaACTGAGCTCTAGAGTCAGTCAGTGGACTGTTACTGAGCCATACAGTAGAATGAAATTCTGCCATTTTTGGGACAGTGGATAGAACTAGAGACCATCATATTGAGTGAAAGAAGTCAGACTTGGAAAGATAAATACCagaatggggagatggctcagtggatcaaACACTTCTATGCAACTATGAAGATTGGAGTTTGAATCCCAAGAACCTACATTAAAGCCAGccaatatttagaaatatatgtatatatgggtagcacgtaacaacaattaatgaaaaaaaaggggTCATGTctgataatattttgtttgtattcattaataataaacaataaaaaataaaatttgcctgaaggtcagaagacaaagccagccactagattaaacatagagtccaggcagtggtggcacacacctttaatcctagcactcagaaggcagagatccatctgtatctctgtaagttcaaaagagaaacaggaccaggcgatggtggcacacacctttaatcctagtacttgggagtcacatgcctttaatcctagtattaggaaggttgagacaggaagtgatatggctgggcagagaaaggaatataaggcaagaggagacaggagtttggcattcagtctgaggatttgtggagatagGCTCTCGCCTCCCTTTCGGCCCCAGGATTTGGTGAtgatgagaagtttctctagtggcttgttactttgttcctctgatctttcagcatttaccccagtatctggcactgggtttttattataagaccaattaggatttgtgcaacaatcatgaatttaaaagagcgAAAGGAGGGGCAAAAGGGGGCTtagtgggaggaaaaggaagagagaaatagtgtaatataatctcaaaaataaaatacattgaaaaacaaatacaaaacaaacaaacaagcaagtgtGGTGGCcacatgtaatcccagtaccaagGAGGCAGAAATAATGGATCTCAGGGGCAAGCTGGCTATCTAGACTACCCAGAATTGGTGAactctaggttcaatgagagaccctgcctcaatgaataaagtAGAAGTCTATTGAAGATGGTCTCTGGCAtcaacttcaggcctccacaggcacatatgcatatgtgcacacatatgcaaagaCATAAGCACATGCATATTCTGCACATACACAcccaaaagaaaagacaaataccaTATTTCCTCTTGTGTGGAAACTCTATATTTAAAGCAGTTTTAacgtttgtgggttttgttttttttttttgagtgtagGGGGTGTATAGATATGTTTGCCATGacaagcatgtggaggtcagaggacagcttgtgggaggcGATGCTCAGATTATCAGGTTCAGCAGCAAGGGCCCTTACCTTCAGAGCCACTTCAACATGGGAagtgtgttttaaataaaaaagaatataacatgaaaaaggaaaacatgagaGATGTGGAAGGGAaatggggaaaggaggagggagaggaggcatAATAAAGAACAATAGCAGTGGTGACTGTGATCAAAGTACCTATTTGTGAATGTGGAAATGTCACGGTGAAGCCCCTTTGTGTAATACATATTAATAAACATAAGTAAATGAAAAAGGGAGGCAAGTATTCTGGAGTAAACTTTTGTTCTTGAGAAATATTTATGTGCCATGTACTGTTACATAAAATCTAGCAAGAAACACTAGAAATCAAAATCTGGTGGTGAGTGactacattttcttccttccttccttccttccttccttccttccttccttccttccttcctccttccctccctccttccttccctcccttctttccttccttccttccttcctccttccctccctccttccttccctcccttctttccttccttcctttctttcttcctccttcccttcctccctccgtcCTTgcttgcttccctccctccctccatccctccctcccttcctttctttctcattccctccctccctccatccctctccttcccttccttccttctttcctcttttccttctttcctctcttccttctttccttccttccatccctctttCGTTTCTTTCTGCTCTGCTGTGAATAGGTTTTCTAAACTATTTTGAACATGACCTTTTGGGTTGATTAATATGTCTCAAGGTCTTGTGGTGATTTTTCAAGAATGATATTGTTGGTAGTTTtgctattaattttttaaaatacatatttattctttgaaagtttcatacatgtatgaaatgtatTGATCATATCATCTTTCATTTCACCCCCCAGCTTCACCCAAATACCCTCACCACTTCTCTCTTCCAACTCCATGCCCTTCTTTTTAAATCTACTGAAAGTTATTAGTGCTTCCAGTATGTGCATGGATGTAGGGCCATCCACTGAAGCAACCCATCAGaggccacatccctgaagaaaacttactgttcctccctcagcagccatcaactgccatgAGCTTCTCCCACATCTGTGCTGGAATGTTTGCTGACCTGATCTTGTACAGGTTTTGTGCGAGTAATTAGAGTTATTGTGAGTTCCTGATTGCAGTGGCCCTGTTGTGTTCAGAAAATGCTGTTTCTGTAACACTCTTTCCcaacctctgactcttacaatctaaTTTCACTGTTGATTTAAATGTTAAAGGAGCTATGAAAATCAAGTGGTTCATAATATATTCATTGTCAAATAACATAGAAGAATGGCAAAATTAGAGACTTGGAGGAAGACAGGACTGTGTATCATGACAGGGGATCTGAGGTCTCAAGCTCTTGGCAGTGGAtccagagagaataaaaatacaCTCAAGCAGGGACAGAATTTTGCCAAATGGTTGGAGAATTTTGACTTGGAGCTTTCTGCGCTCAGCTTAGATCTGCTTAATGATGTCCCTGAATACAGGTCAAATCTATCACCAGAGGGATAGAGGGAAGGTAGAAAGTAAAAGCAGCATTGCTAATTGATAAGTATTACATGGATAATACAAGAAGGCAGCCTTCATCACATTATTCCAATTTTATCGTTTATGCTAATAGGATTAAGAAAGGAGTCAGATGGGCAAGACTTCACAGAGGAAGCAATGTGACTGTGAGAACCTATCAAAGCCAAAGCCTTGTTTAAACACCTCAATCCCCTTGAGAATGTCTAGTTATACATTCAAGAGGCCAGTCACTAGAATCACATCCCATCCTGGCAATGAGGTAAGATATCATCATTGGGAGGAGAGCCTGGACAAGCCCCAGCAAGCCTGCTGGCAGAAGAGACTGCAAGGACTCCAGGCCTACAGCAGTGCAGGAGAACTTTTGACCACTTCAGATCTAGCCAAAGCTTTGCAAGACCTTACACCCCGAGGCACAGATGCATCTGTTTCAGAGACTCAAGCCAACAGCATTGGCTCTAGGCCCATGACCACCCATGAGTCATCTTCACATTTGGCAGAGATGATTCCAGAAGCAAGTATCCCACAGATCCTTTGCAATCAAATTCTCGTCACCGAAGAAGATATTAGCAAGcaggaaaagaaagtgaaaatagcAAGAGAAAGACTGACAGTTGCATTGATTGAACACAGGCTAGCAAATGAGGCAGAGAAAGTGAGGGGGTCAAGGAGGGCAAACTTATAAACGGAGGGGAAGCTGGGGAGAAGATACTGCAGATGAAATGCAGAATTGTTTTAACACTTCTTTGTggtgtcttttgttgtttttttgagaccttGAAACTTTAAACTTGACAATCTTTATTAAAATTCTTCATGCaatgcaaaaaaaataaatacaaatgataatttctttctttctcttactctACCCACCTCTTTCTCTATGTTGAAGATCACACTGAACTTCCCACTCAtaccaggcaaatgctctaccatagAACCATATCATCCAgccagtaatttttattttttaaaattattttaggggctggagagatgactctgtgattaggagcacttgctgctttccagaggacccaagtttaattcccagtatcTACATAGCAGTTTACAACAAGGGGATCgaatgctgtcttctggtctccaaagacactaggtacacacacatgatacataGACGTACATGGAGGCATAAACATAacaaattacttttaattatgtgtgtctgtgtattgctATGTGCACTTGAGAACAGGTGCATGAAGAGGCTGTAAGAGGGCATTGtattccctggagctgtagttataggCAGTTGGGAGCCATCATACACTGGtattaggaaccaaacttggaccCTCTGGGAGAGTGCTCTCAAGTATTGAACCATCCTTTAGCCCCAGTAAATTATTTTAGAGATGAGAAATTGAGTTTGAGgtgagaaaagatttttttcttttgctctttatAGTCCTATATTCAttcactattttattttgtttatgtatatgagtgttttacctgcatgtatgtctatgaacAGTGTGTGAGGTTGGTGGCCGTGGAAGCCAAAGAGggtattagatctcctggaactggagttatagacagttgggaGTTGTCATTCAGgttttgggaaccaaacccaggtcctctggaagagcaccaagtACTTCTTAACTTCCAACCCATCATTTTCTAGttacctcactttttttttttttttttttttggtttttcgaacagggtttctctgtgtcattttgatgcctgtcctgaatTTACCTCTTGTATTTTACCTACAGTGTTTTAAAAACTATTGTGGCTTATGATAGTCTTAGAaggcacaatctcacagcaaactccctgtttttcattttgttttgtttgtttgtttgttttggctttataatctttctgccccttcttagCAATGATCCCTAAACTTAATTTCAGGAGTTGTGTTGTATATGTatcccttgggactggataaATCAAGACACAACTCTCTGtcttgattggttgtggttttctgtaatggtgtcTGACTGTtgtaaaaagaagtttccttgatgcaGGTGAGGATGATACTTACCTGTGTAAAGATATATAATACAGTGTTtggatatgcatatataataaaatgatttttacagATTAACAGCTATCGTGTAACTTTTCTAATCACTAGTGAAATATTTGTCAAAAGCAACCTAGGGAAAGAGTTTCTTTTGCTTCACAGTTGAGGGGGCAGTCAGAAGACTTGGCAGCAGGAATATGAGGCAACTGCTCACATATCTGCAGTTAGAAAACAGCAAGACAGTGTTGAAGTTCTACTCACTCCTCCCCCCCTCCATTTGTTTCTTCTTATTCAGTCTGAGACCTCATTGATGAGGCCATTGGATGGTACCacttatgtttttttaattttatttaaaaaacttttttattcattttatgtagatgtaattctaaatggtcttattaaataagaaacacagagccaaataaagagttaaaagcccaagaggtaagagcactagcgaatagcctttagcttaccagccgctgctgtccttcccgagagagagagagagagagagagagagagagagagagagagagagagagagagagagagagaccttctcctgtgtgacccgtctttaattgcctttctgttctgccttctcattggttctaaacccaaccacatgacttccttgtcactgcctgcctatatagacctccaggtctttgtggttggtactgggattaaaggcatgtgtctccatgctggctgtgtccttgaacactcagagactttgcctgccatgtaatcagattaagagcatgtgctaccactgccagacttctgctaaatggcttgctattagctctgacccccaggcaactttattaacatacaaataaagtcacatttcggcacaaataaaatatcaccataattttacataccaatcacagatccccctctcatccctcctcccactccccccactgCCACCTAATCCCCTCccacacccctcatcccctcctccaaaaagataagttctcccatgggggtaCAGcaaagcatggtacattcagttgaggcagcaccaagccccttccccctgcatcaagggtgagcaaggtgtctgaccataggtattAGGATCtagaaaaccagctcatgcaccagagatagatcctgatcacccTGCCAGGGCCCATCAAAtagagacccagctatacaactgtctcctgtatgcagagggtctactATGGTCCCATGCAAGTTCCACAGTTGTCGGTCTAAAGCTCATGGGTTcctatgtgtggtggtattgtattcctcaaaatattgtacaccctaataaatttatctggggtcaaagaacagacaACCACtaaatacagaggctagaaaatggtggcactcacacctttaatcctagcattccagaggcagaaacccatctgggatctctgtgagttcaaggccgcattggaaacagccagacatggtggctcacacctttaatcccagggagtggtggtagaaagcagaaaggtatatgagacatgaggaccagaaactagaagcatttggctggttaagcattggctggttaagctttcaggctttcgagcagcaaagttcagctgagattcattctggatgaggactcagaggcatccagtgtGAGGAAAACAAGATcacctgagaagttggccaggtgaggttagctgtgacttgttctggttctctgatcttccagttcaacccaatacctggctcaggtttgatttaattaataagagcttttaagattcctgctacacctatGAG
Encoded proteins:
- the Mbd3l1 gene encoding methyl-CpG-binding domain protein 3-like 1, whose translation is MGKTSQRKQCDCENLSKPKPCLNTSIPLRMSSYTFKRPVTRITSHPGNEVRYHHWEESLDKPQQACWQKRLQGLQAYSSAGELLTTSDLAKALQDLTPRGTDASVSETQANSIGSRPMTTHESSSHLAEMIPEASIPQILCNQILVTEEDISKQEKKVKIARERLTVALIEHRLANEAEKVRGSRRANL